A stretch of Hydractinia symbiolongicarpus strain clone_291-10 chromosome 9, HSymV2.1, whole genome shotgun sequence DNA encodes these proteins:
- the LOC130657819 gene encoding uncharacterized protein LOC130657819: MTETNFENLEFHPFQTNETLLLNDENDPDLNFYNCTLSKNTNTKYYSPNSDNIFAHARNYSFSILHLNIRSMQKNFESFKQFLHTLNFRFKIICLTETWCRDEAIKNNSNFQLCNYSVIHQIRNSNKAGGGVCVFIHNSLLYKKRTELCVNNNDCESLSVEILNKTTTNIIVSVIYRQPAGSIDNFKTLIEPIILINKNTSKAVYLVGDLNLNTLDYETNKNIQCFFNFIFQSGYIPLINKPTRVTKQNATVIDHIITNSFCDKELHSGIIKTDISDHFPIFITSNTNFDRQSNHYLLAKVKWDDVVKGKDANDAYDSFLKIFLEAYDAAFPEEIKKTWNIIKEVIGKIKIRSNNFPSKLVNDENEIEEPSLIAEEFNNFFTKVGPTLASKIGHSTKSFKSYLSYYDNEIEKKELSEEELEAAFHSLQINKSPGFDQISSNVLKNCFNELKSPLLHIFNSSLITGIIPKKLKIARVVPVFKAGEVCKVSNYRPISILPCFSKILERIMYNRVYSFLNNNDILYNKQFGFQAGHSTDHAIIQLSQEIFQAFDENKFTIGVFIDLSKAFDTVNHEILLEKLKNYGIRNTYLAWFNNYLFERKQYISYDEGNTNYRIITCGVPQGSILGPLLFLIYINDIFRASSVLNSILFADDTNLFFTHKDINVLFETTNLELAKLADWFKANKLSLNTSKTRYTFFHKLSKKDKIPLRLPGLVIDHVNIRREYSMKFLGVLLDENLTWREHIKLVENKVSKSLGILYKASFALNKNCLRSIYFSFIHCYLNYANIAWGSTNITKLKKLHIQQKHASRIILRQNKCSHSRPLQKELGILNKVQHKYPTRFSGNNFLRPKIISNVTKFSISNRGPKLWSMLLNDEIKSIPSTKQFKIALRNQLLRMFIMKINNAFQFSFGDSLPFGFPSEIPLSRASPVNRAGPPPFEQPLNTIWVFLLDAG; this comes from the exons ATGAcggaaacaaattttgaaaatttggaaTTTCATCCATTCCAAACCAACGAAACCTTACTATTAAACGATGAAAATGACCCAGACTTAAATTTTTATAACTGTACATTGTCCAAGAACACTAATACAAAATATTATTCTCCAAATTCAGACAATATTTTTGCACATGCAAGAAATTATTCCTTTTCTATACTACATCTCAACATTAGAAGCATGCAAAAGAATTTTGAGAGTTTTAAACAGTTTCTCCACACTCTgaattttcgttttaaaataatttgtctcactgaAACTTGGTGTCGTGATGAAGCcataaaaaacaattcaaattttcaattgtGTAATTACTCGGTGATTCATCAAATTAGAAACTCTAACAAGGCGGGTGGTGGCGTGTGTGTGTTTATTCATAATTCTCTAttgtataaaaaaagaacagagcTATGTGTGAATAATAACGATTGTGAGTCATTAAGTGTAGAAATACTGAACAAAACCACAACGAACATCATTGTGAGCGTAATATACAGGCAACCTGCAGGATCAattgataattttaaaacgtTAATTGAACCTATTATATTGATCAATAAAAACACCAGCAAAGCAGTATACCTCGTGGGGGATCTTAACCTCAATACACTTGATtacgaaacaaacaaaaacatccaGTGTTTCTTTAACTTTATATTTCAAAGTGGGTATATTCCTCTCATAAATAAACCAACCCGGGTAACTAAACAAAACGCTACAGTAATTGATCACATCATAACAAATTCATTTTGCGACAAAGAACTACATTCGGGTATTATCAAAACAGACATCTCTGATCATTTTCCCATCTTTATCACGTCCAATACAAACTTTGATAGACAGTCAAaccat tatttattgGCTAAGGTAAAATGGGACGACGTGGTAAAAGGGAAGGATGCAAATGACGCATATGATagctttttgaaaatttttttggaagctTATGATGCGGCATTTCCAGAAGAAATTAA AAAAACATGGAATATCATCAAGGAAGTTattggtaaaataaaaattagaagtaATAATTTTCCTTCAAAACTTGTAAACGACGAAAATGAAATTGAAGAACCATCTTTGATAGCTGaagaatttaacaattttttcactAAAGTGGGGCCGACCCTGGCGTCGAAAataggtcacagtacaaaatccttTAAATCGTATTTGTCATATTATGATAATGAAATAGAGAAAAAAGAGCTAAGTGAGGAGGAACTAGAAGCAGCATTTCATTCTTTGCAAATCAACAAAAGTCCTGGCTTTGATCAAATCAGCAGCAATGTCTTAAAGAACTGTTTCAATGAACTAAAATCTCCACTACTGCATATATTTAATTCATCTCTAATTACAGGCATTAttcctaaaaagttaaaaatagctaGAGTTGTCCCAGTCTTTAAAGCAGGAGAGGTTTGTAAAGTATCTAACTACAGACCAATTTCAATACTCCCTTGCTTCTCGAAGATTTTAGAGAGAATCATGTACAACAGGGTTTATTCTTTCTTGAACAATAACGATATTTTGTATAATAAGCAATTTGGATTTCAAGCAGGTCATTCAACTGATCACGCAATCATTCAGTTGAGTCAGGAAATATTTCAAGCCTTTGATGAGAATAAATTTACAATTGGGGTCTTTATTGATCTCAGTAAGGCATTCGATACAGTCAACCATGAGATTCtattagaaaaactaaaaaattatggCATAAGAAATACATATCTCGCATGGTTCAATAACTACCTCTtcgaaagaaaacaatatatttcttaTGACGAAGGAAATACTAACTACAGGATTATAACATGTGGAGTACCTCAAGGGTCAATTTTAGGGCCACTgttgtttcttatttatatCAATGATATATTTAGAGCATCTAGTGtcttaaattcaattttatttgctgatgatacaaatttattctttactcATAAAGATATAAACGTGCTTTTTGAAACCACTAACCTAGAATTGGCTAAATTGGCTGATTGGTTTAAAGCGAATAAATTATCCCTTAACACTTCAAAAACTAGATATACCTTTTTTCACAAACttagtaaaaaagataaaatacctCTTAGGTTACCTGGATTAGTTATTGATCATGTAAACATAAGaagagaatattcaatgaaatttcttggagttctcCTAGACGAAAATTTAACTTGGAGAGAACATATTAAATTAGTGGAAAACAAAGTTTCCAAAAGCTTAGGAATCTTATATAAAGCCAGTTTCGCTTTGAATAAGAACTGCTTAAGAAgcatatatttttcctttatacactgctaTTTAAACTATGCAAACATTGCATGGGGTAGCActaatataacaaaattaaaaaaactgcacaTTCAGCAAAAACATGCCAGTAGGATTATATTACGACAGAACAAATGTTCCCATTCTAGACCATTGCAAAAAGAACTGGGTATTCTTAAT AAAGTTCAACATAAATATCCAACTAGATTTTCAGGTAATAATTTCCTTCGGCCAAAAATCATATctaatgtaacaaaattttcaatatcaaaccGAGGCCCAAAACTCTGGAGCATGCTTCTAAACGATGAGATAAAAAGCATTCCatctacaaaacaatttaaaattgcacTAAGAAATCAGCTGTTACGAA TGTTtataatgaaaataaacaatgcatttcaattttcttttggTGATTCCCTTCCCTTCGGGTTCCC CAGCGAGATCCCGCTCAGCCGAGCCAGCCCGGTCAACCGAGCCGGTCCGCCTCCATTTGAACAGCCCCTAAACACCATATGGGTTTTTCTCTTGGATGCTGGATAA
- the LOC130657176 gene encoding mothers against decapentaplegic homolog 3-like isoform X3: MTALNSILNFNTSIVRRLLQWKVGNDEEHWSEKAVKSLVKKLKKSGSGGLEELEKSITTQGQGEHTRCVTIPRSLDGRLQVSHRKGLPHVIYVRLWRWPDLQSHHELRAIDSCQFAFNLKRSEVCVNPYHYQRVETPVMPPILVPRKTFETSEPCSDAPQPDEVHRPGNVTIPEDESLLSPVPIASIGANSPSNIDSPSQIRHSPHSSVSSISSQDQKQLSRQSSFTQSPAMSTGSINLLSPVSGTSSQGYMTDVDMSLPGVMIPPNLEVVPEGFDAVMYEEPEIWCSILYNELRTRIGEEFSATKPVLTVDGYTDPSSVDRFCLGLLSNINRTDQIEECRRAIGKGVRLYYFGGEVFAECLSKSSIFVQSSNCNRRYGWHPATVCKIPSGCNLKIFNNQEFARLLADSVHLGFNAVYQLKSMCMIRLSFVKGWGAEYRRQTVFSTPCWIEIRLSGPLKWLDKVLVQMDPSVDKVSSTT; encoded by the exons ATGACAGCTTTGAACTCGATCCTCAATTTTAATACTTCAATTGTACGAAGACTTCTGCAGTGGAAAGTTGGCAATGATGAAGAGCACTGGTCAGAAAAAGCTGTTAAGAGTttagttaaaaagttaaaaaaatcggGATCTGGAGGATTGGAAGAACTTGAAAAGTCCATAACTACACAAG GTCAAGGTGAACacactagatgtgtaaccattccTCGCAGCTTAGATGGTAGGCTACAAGTGTCACATCGCAAAGGTCTACCTCATGTCATATATGTTCGTTTATGGCGCTGGCCAGACCTTCAAAGTCACCATGAATTGCGGGCAATAGATTCTTGTCAATTTGCATTTAATTTGAAGCGCTCAGAGGTATGTGTCAATCCATACCATTATCAAAGAGTGGAAACTCCAG TAATGCCACCCATACTTGTACCACGAAAAACTTTTGAGACATCAGAACCATGCTCAGATGCTCCGCAGCCAGACGAAGTTCATCGACCTGGTAATGTTACAATTCCTGAAGATGAAAGct tatTATCTCCCGTTCCAATCGCTTCAATTGGTGCAAATAGCCCTTCCA ATATTGACTCACCATCACAAATCCGTCATTCCCCTCATTCTTCAGTATCCAGTATTTCTTCACAGGACCAAAAACAACTTAGTCGCCAGTCCTCGTTCACACAGTCACCAG CCATGTCAACTGGAAGTATCAACTTATTGTCACCAGTATCTG GTACTTCAAGTCAAGGATATATGACTGACGTGGATATGTCACTGCCAG gtgtgaTGATACCGCCCAATCTTGAAGTTGTGCCTGAAG gtTTTGATGCTGTAATGTATGAAGAACCGGAAATCTGGTGCTCCATTTTATACAACGAGTTACGAACGCGCATTGGCGAAGAGTTCTCTGCAACAAAACCAGTCCTAACCGTAGACGGCTACACAGATCCTTCAAGCGTGGATCGGTTTTGTTTGGGACTTTTATCAAACATCAATCGAACAGACCAAATCGAAGAATGCAGGCGAGCAATTGGAAAGGGCGTGCGATTATATTACTTCGGTGGAGAAGTGTTTGCTGAGTGTCTGAGCAAGAGCAGTATATTTGTGCAAAGCTCGAATTGCAACAGGCGTTACGGCTGGCATCCAGCTACAGTGTGTAAAATCCCTTCTGGATGTAATCTAAAAATCTTCAACAACCAAGAATTCGCCCGATTGTTGGCCGATTCGGTTCACCTTGGATTTAATGCTGTTTATCAATTGAAATCGATGTGTATGATTCGATTGAGTTTCGTTAAAGGTTGGGGAGCAGAGTATAGAAGACAGACTGTTTTTAGTACGCCATGTTGGATTGAGATTCGATTAAGCGGACCTTTAAAATGGCTAGATAAAGTACTTGTTCAAATGGACCCTTCTGTAGATAAAGTCAGTTCAACCACATAG
- the LOC130657818 gene encoding ankyrin repeat domain-containing protein 12-like: protein MESNQVNIISVEMVRDIFTTMFQKQQQDIVQLISSNLKITNEQIGELDKKLKEIASSYEAIQEENRTLKNNLFGAIEKIKALEKDKRDIEESLTVTQSLNEESFKKMEAGLLEQTTNRKEQLSIYEEKLRHLEDRQRRNNLRIDGLEESESESWDDTEKKVVNLFEHKLGLSNVHVERAHRTGEKSNGKKRTIVLKLLDYKDKVNILNNSKKLKGTGIYVNEDYSTSTNQIRANLFKEMKIHRENGKYAIVLYDRLVVREFKKPKNIV from the coding sequence ATGGAATCTAATCAAGTGAACATAATTTCTGTGGAAATGGTGCgtgatatttttacaacaatgtttCAAAAGCAACAGCAGGATATTGTTCAGTTAATTAGCAGTAATCTGAAGATCACAAACGAACAGATTGGTGAATTAGACAAAAAACTGAAAGAAATTGCATCATCATATGAAGCTATCCAAGAAGAAAATaggacattaaaaaataatctttttggagcaattgaaaaaattaaagccTTAGAAAAGGACAAAAGAGATATAGAGGAAAGCCTGACAGTGACACAAAGTTTGAATgaggaaagttttaaaaaaatggaagcTGGCTTACTTGAACAGACAACGAATCGTAAAGAACAATTGAGTATTTATGAGGAAAAACTACGACACTTAGAGGATAGACAAAGAAGAAACAATTTACGTATTGATGGGTTGGAAGAAAGCGAGTCGGAGAGTTGGGACGATACTGAAAAGAAAGTGGTCAATTTATTTGAACACAAATTAGGATTGTCGAATGTGCACGTAGAGAGAGCACACCGCACAGGAGAGAAAAGCAATGGGAAAAAGCGTACTATCGTACTTAAACTGTTGGACTATAAGGATaaagttaatattttaaacaacTCGAAGAAACTAAAAGGCACCGGAATATATGTAAATGAGGATTACTCCACTTCGACGAATCAGATTAGGGCGAATCTCTTCAAGGAAATGAAGATTCATAGAGAAAATGGTAAATATGCTATCGTTCTTTATGATCGTCTTGTTGTTAGGGAGTTTAAGAAACCGAAAAACATTGTTTAA
- the LOC130657176 gene encoding mothers against decapentaplegic homolog 3-like isoform X2: MTALNSILNFNTSIVRRLLQWKVGNDEEHWSEKAVKSLVKKLKKSGSGGLEELEKSITTQGQGEHTRCVTIPRSLDGRLQVSHRKGLPHVIYVRLWRWPDLQSHHELRAIDSCQFAFNLKRSEVCVNPYHYQRVETPVMPPILVPRKTFETSEPCSDAPQPDEVHRPGNVTIPEDESYIDSPSQIRHSPHSSVSSISSQDQKQLSRQSSFTQSPGKNNAYSQQQQNMVMNYGTNSQQSPGAMSTGSINLLSPVSGTSSQGYMTDVDMSLPGVMIPPNLEVVPEGFDAVMYEEPEIWCSILYNELRTRIGEEFSATKPVLTVDGYTDPSSVDRFCLGLLSNINRTDQIEECRRAIGKGVRLYYFGGEVFAECLSKSSIFVQSSNCNRRYGWHPATVCKIPSGCNLKIFNNQEFARLLADSVHLGFNAVYQLKSMCMIRLSFVKGWGAEYRRQTVFSTPCWIEIRLSGPLKWLDKVLVQMDPSVDKVSSTT; the protein is encoded by the exons ATGACAGCTTTGAACTCGATCCTCAATTTTAATACTTCAATTGTACGAAGACTTCTGCAGTGGAAAGTTGGCAATGATGAAGAGCACTGGTCAGAAAAAGCTGTTAAGAGTttagttaaaaagttaaaaaaatcggGATCTGGAGGATTGGAAGAACTTGAAAAGTCCATAACTACACAAG GTCAAGGTGAACacactagatgtgtaaccattccTCGCAGCTTAGATGGTAGGCTACAAGTGTCACATCGCAAAGGTCTACCTCATGTCATATATGTTCGTTTATGGCGCTGGCCAGACCTTCAAAGTCACCATGAATTGCGGGCAATAGATTCTTGTCAATTTGCATTTAATTTGAAGCGCTCAGAGGTATGTGTCAATCCATACCATTATCAAAGAGTGGAAACTCCAG TAATGCCACCCATACTTGTACCACGAAAAACTTTTGAGACATCAGAACCATGCTCAGATGCTCCGCAGCCAGACGAAGTTCATCGACCTGGTAATGTTACAATTCCTGAAGATGAAAGct ATATTGACTCACCATCACAAATCCGTCATTCCCCTCATTCTTCAGTATCCAGTATTTCTTCACAGGACCAAAAACAACTTAGTCGCCAGTCCTCGTTCACACAGTCACCAGGTAAAAACAATGCGTATTCACAACAGCAACAAAATATGGTTATGAATTATGGTACAAATAGCCAACAGTCTCCTGGAG CCATGTCAACTGGAAGTATCAACTTATTGTCACCAGTATCTG GTACTTCAAGTCAAGGATATATGACTGACGTGGATATGTCACTGCCAG gtgtgaTGATACCGCCCAATCTTGAAGTTGTGCCTGAAG gtTTTGATGCTGTAATGTATGAAGAACCGGAAATCTGGTGCTCCATTTTATACAACGAGTTACGAACGCGCATTGGCGAAGAGTTCTCTGCAACAAAACCAGTCCTAACCGTAGACGGCTACACAGATCCTTCAAGCGTGGATCGGTTTTGTTTGGGACTTTTATCAAACATCAATCGAACAGACCAAATCGAAGAATGCAGGCGAGCAATTGGAAAGGGCGTGCGATTATATTACTTCGGTGGAGAAGTGTTTGCTGAGTGTCTGAGCAAGAGCAGTATATTTGTGCAAAGCTCGAATTGCAACAGGCGTTACGGCTGGCATCCAGCTACAGTGTGTAAAATCCCTTCTGGATGTAATCTAAAAATCTTCAACAACCAAGAATTCGCCCGATTGTTGGCCGATTCGGTTCACCTTGGATTTAATGCTGTTTATCAATTGAAATCGATGTGTATGATTCGATTGAGTTTCGTTAAAGGTTGGGGAGCAGAGTATAGAAGACAGACTGTTTTTAGTACGCCATGTTGGATTGAGATTCGATTAAGCGGACCTTTAAAATGGCTAGATAAAGTACTTGTTCAAATGGACCCTTCTGTAGATAAAGTCAGTTCAACCACATAG
- the LOC130657176 gene encoding mothers against decapentaplegic homolog 3-like isoform X4, whose translation MTALNSILNFNTSIVRRLLQWKVGNDEEHWSEKAVKSLVKKLKKSGSGGLEELEKSITTQGQGEHTRCVTIPRSLDGRLQVSHRKGLPHVIYVRLWRWPDLQSHHELRAIDSCQFAFNLKRSEVCVNPYHYQRVETPVMPPILVPRKTFETSEPCSDAPQPDEVHRPGNVTIPEDESYIDSPSQIRHSPHSSVSSISSQDQKQLSRQSSFTQSPAMSTGSINLLSPVSGTSSQGYMTDVDMSLPGVMIPPNLEVVPEGFDAVMYEEPEIWCSILYNELRTRIGEEFSATKPVLTVDGYTDPSSVDRFCLGLLSNINRTDQIEECRRAIGKGVRLYYFGGEVFAECLSKSSIFVQSSNCNRRYGWHPATVCKIPSGCNLKIFNNQEFARLLADSVHLGFNAVYQLKSMCMIRLSFVKGWGAEYRRQTVFSTPCWIEIRLSGPLKWLDKVLVQMDPSVDKVSSTT comes from the exons ATGACAGCTTTGAACTCGATCCTCAATTTTAATACTTCAATTGTACGAAGACTTCTGCAGTGGAAAGTTGGCAATGATGAAGAGCACTGGTCAGAAAAAGCTGTTAAGAGTttagttaaaaagttaaaaaaatcggGATCTGGAGGATTGGAAGAACTTGAAAAGTCCATAACTACACAAG GTCAAGGTGAACacactagatgtgtaaccattccTCGCAGCTTAGATGGTAGGCTACAAGTGTCACATCGCAAAGGTCTACCTCATGTCATATATGTTCGTTTATGGCGCTGGCCAGACCTTCAAAGTCACCATGAATTGCGGGCAATAGATTCTTGTCAATTTGCATTTAATTTGAAGCGCTCAGAGGTATGTGTCAATCCATACCATTATCAAAGAGTGGAAACTCCAG TAATGCCACCCATACTTGTACCACGAAAAACTTTTGAGACATCAGAACCATGCTCAGATGCTCCGCAGCCAGACGAAGTTCATCGACCTGGTAATGTTACAATTCCTGAAGATGAAAGct ATATTGACTCACCATCACAAATCCGTCATTCCCCTCATTCTTCAGTATCCAGTATTTCTTCACAGGACCAAAAACAACTTAGTCGCCAGTCCTCGTTCACACAGTCACCAG CCATGTCAACTGGAAGTATCAACTTATTGTCACCAGTATCTG GTACTTCAAGTCAAGGATATATGACTGACGTGGATATGTCACTGCCAG gtgtgaTGATACCGCCCAATCTTGAAGTTGTGCCTGAAG gtTTTGATGCTGTAATGTATGAAGAACCGGAAATCTGGTGCTCCATTTTATACAACGAGTTACGAACGCGCATTGGCGAAGAGTTCTCTGCAACAAAACCAGTCCTAACCGTAGACGGCTACACAGATCCTTCAAGCGTGGATCGGTTTTGTTTGGGACTTTTATCAAACATCAATCGAACAGACCAAATCGAAGAATGCAGGCGAGCAATTGGAAAGGGCGTGCGATTATATTACTTCGGTGGAGAAGTGTTTGCTGAGTGTCTGAGCAAGAGCAGTATATTTGTGCAAAGCTCGAATTGCAACAGGCGTTACGGCTGGCATCCAGCTACAGTGTGTAAAATCCCTTCTGGATGTAATCTAAAAATCTTCAACAACCAAGAATTCGCCCGATTGTTGGCCGATTCGGTTCACCTTGGATTTAATGCTGTTTATCAATTGAAATCGATGTGTATGATTCGATTGAGTTTCGTTAAAGGTTGGGGAGCAGAGTATAGAAGACAGACTGTTTTTAGTACGCCATGTTGGATTGAGATTCGATTAAGCGGACCTTTAAAATGGCTAGATAAAGTACTTGTTCAAATGGACCCTTCTGTAGATAAAGTCAGTTCAACCACATAG
- the LOC130657176 gene encoding mothers against decapentaplegic homolog 9-like isoform X1, giving the protein MTALNSILNFNTSIVRRLLQWKVGNDEEHWSEKAVKSLVKKLKKSGSGGLEELEKSITTQGQGEHTRCVTIPRSLDGRLQVSHRKGLPHVIYVRLWRWPDLQSHHELRAIDSCQFAFNLKRSEVCVNPYHYQRVETPVMPPILVPRKTFETSEPCSDAPQPDEVHRPGNVTIPEDESLLSPVPIASIGANSPSNIDSPSQIRHSPHSSVSSISSQDQKQLSRQSSFTQSPGKNNAYSQQQQNMVMNYGTNSQQSPGAMSTGSINLLSPVSGTSSQGYMTDVDMSLPGVMIPPNLEVVPEGFDAVMYEEPEIWCSILYNELRTRIGEEFSATKPVLTVDGYTDPSSVDRFCLGLLSNINRTDQIEECRRAIGKGVRLYYFGGEVFAECLSKSSIFVQSSNCNRRYGWHPATVCKIPSGCNLKIFNNQEFARLLADSVHLGFNAVYQLKSMCMIRLSFVKGWGAEYRRQTVFSTPCWIEIRLSGPLKWLDKVLVQMDPSVDKVSSTT; this is encoded by the exons ATGACAGCTTTGAACTCGATCCTCAATTTTAATACTTCAATTGTACGAAGACTTCTGCAGTGGAAAGTTGGCAATGATGAAGAGCACTGGTCAGAAAAAGCTGTTAAGAGTttagttaaaaagttaaaaaaatcggGATCTGGAGGATTGGAAGAACTTGAAAAGTCCATAACTACACAAG GTCAAGGTGAACacactagatgtgtaaccattccTCGCAGCTTAGATGGTAGGCTACAAGTGTCACATCGCAAAGGTCTACCTCATGTCATATATGTTCGTTTATGGCGCTGGCCAGACCTTCAAAGTCACCATGAATTGCGGGCAATAGATTCTTGTCAATTTGCATTTAATTTGAAGCGCTCAGAGGTATGTGTCAATCCATACCATTATCAAAGAGTGGAAACTCCAG TAATGCCACCCATACTTGTACCACGAAAAACTTTTGAGACATCAGAACCATGCTCAGATGCTCCGCAGCCAGACGAAGTTCATCGACCTGGTAATGTTACAATTCCTGAAGATGAAAGct tatTATCTCCCGTTCCAATCGCTTCAATTGGTGCAAATAGCCCTTCCA ATATTGACTCACCATCACAAATCCGTCATTCCCCTCATTCTTCAGTATCCAGTATTTCTTCACAGGACCAAAAACAACTTAGTCGCCAGTCCTCGTTCACACAGTCACCAGGTAAAAACAATGCGTATTCACAACAGCAACAAAATATGGTTATGAATTATGGTACAAATAGCCAACAGTCTCCTGGAG CCATGTCAACTGGAAGTATCAACTTATTGTCACCAGTATCTG GTACTTCAAGTCAAGGATATATGACTGACGTGGATATGTCACTGCCAG gtgtgaTGATACCGCCCAATCTTGAAGTTGTGCCTGAAG gtTTTGATGCTGTAATGTATGAAGAACCGGAAATCTGGTGCTCCATTTTATACAACGAGTTACGAACGCGCATTGGCGAAGAGTTCTCTGCAACAAAACCAGTCCTAACCGTAGACGGCTACACAGATCCTTCAAGCGTGGATCGGTTTTGTTTGGGACTTTTATCAAACATCAATCGAACAGACCAAATCGAAGAATGCAGGCGAGCAATTGGAAAGGGCGTGCGATTATATTACTTCGGTGGAGAAGTGTTTGCTGAGTGTCTGAGCAAGAGCAGTATATTTGTGCAAAGCTCGAATTGCAACAGGCGTTACGGCTGGCATCCAGCTACAGTGTGTAAAATCCCTTCTGGATGTAATCTAAAAATCTTCAACAACCAAGAATTCGCCCGATTGTTGGCCGATTCGGTTCACCTTGGATTTAATGCTGTTTATCAATTGAAATCGATGTGTATGATTCGATTGAGTTTCGTTAAAGGTTGGGGAGCAGAGTATAGAAGACAGACTGTTTTTAGTACGCCATGTTGGATTGAGATTCGATTAAGCGGACCTTTAAAATGGCTAGATAAAGTACTTGTTCAAATGGACCCTTCTGTAGATAAAGTCAGTTCAACCACATAG